GTCTTGATTTCGGGTCTTGATTTCGATTTGAAAACATTCCTCACCACGTTGGAGAGAGAAAAGATTGAGTCGCCTCTTTTTAGAGGACTTGAAGTCGAGGACTTGAAGTCGAGAACTTGAATATGAAAGCTATGCAACACGTGTGGGGTCGTAAAATATCTGATTTGGTACACGCTCAATTTCTCGGTATTCTTTCGTGGGAGATGCACAAGAACGGCAATCATGGAACAAAAATCGACAGGTTCTATCCTTCGTCAAAACCTGTTCGTCCTGTTTTGATGTTTTTCCTGAGTTGCCGCTGTCCGTCCGTGGAGGGGCGTGTCCGAGATGCAGGGCGGGATATTGCGGCTGTCAATATTCTCAGAGTGGGGACATTCACTTTTAGTGGGGGCATTCACTTTTAAAGGAGAAGACGTAAGGCCGGTTTCAGTCGGCTGTCTTTGTCGATCTTAGAATCACATGACTTTAGTCGTGGAAGTATGTTAATGAGATAAAATACAAGAGATGGACCTCGCCAAGTTTTTCCATCTCTTTGTGAATCTATACACAAGGAAATGATAATACTATGCCCATTCCTTCCTATTCATTTCTATTCCTTTCTATTCCTTCCTACGCCTACGCGCGTTATAGCAGTGACAACCGAAACGAGACAAGTATCGAGAGTCAGCTCGCGGAAATACAACGATACGCTGACGCTCACGGGTATGAGATCGTCGAGACATTTATAGACCGCGAGCGATCCGCCGCCGCCATGAAACAACAGCGCGACGAATTCTTGCGTATGATTTACTCGATACGTTCCGGTTCGCCAGTTCGAGCGGTGATCGTCTAGAACCTATCGCGATATTTCCGCCGCGCCCTAGCCGCGATGCAGTTCGAGGAAGAACTGCGCAACCTACATATCAACCTCGTCTCAGTTATGCAACCCTTACCGGAAAACGAAGGTAAGCCATCCGCAGACGGTCTCTTTATGCGTCGCATTCAATATCTATTCGATGAA
This region of Synergistaceae bacterium genomic DNA includes:
- a CDS encoding recombinase family protein; this encodes MPIPSYSFLFLSIPSYAYARYSSDNRNETSIESQLAEIQRYADAHGYEIVETFIDRERSAAAMKQQRDEFLRMIYSIRSGSPVRAVIV